The Mesorhizobium sp. B1-1-8 genome contains a region encoding:
- a CDS encoding cytochrome C oxidase subunit IV family protein: MSDLRKLTAGYVGLLALLALTVGSSFLDLGGFNVALNLAIAAAKAALIAVLFMHLTGTLPRLAVAAAGLWLVILFGLTLIGR; the protein is encoded by the coding sequence ATGAGCGACCTGCGCAAACTCACCGCCGGCTATGTCGGGCTCCTCGCGCTCCTGGCGCTGACTGTCGGCTCGTCCTTCCTCGATCTCGGCGGCTTCAATGTCGCGCTCAATCTGGCGATCGCTGCCGCCAAAGCGGCCTTGATAGCGGTTTTATTCATGCATCTGACCGGCACCTTGCCGAGACTAGCCGTTGCGGCTGCCGGGCTTTGGCTCGTCATCCTTTTTGGACTGACGCTGATTGGCCGATGA
- a CDS encoding mandelate racemase/muconate lactonizing enzyme family protein — translation MKITDLRCAVIGKHPIVRIVTDEGLYGLGEVEYTKTYLKPFVLHFREALIGEDPTDVERVMLKIRQRGSFKPYGAAVSAIEHALWDIAGKAAGVPVYKLLGGKVRDKVRVYNGSIRRKRTGDRPEDYAADVKWMMEQPQNFFMIKQGISFHSNMKDTVEDFHYGVTQKKAGYHGAMDQGVISERGFNHMLDCVIAMKEVLGDKVSLALDCGPGWMLPDAIKFAQAVEKYNLMWLEDMLTGDYVPWVNPQAYRELTTSTSTPIHTGEQIYLRHNFKELIETQAVRVIGPDPADIGGIAELKWVAEHAYMHSILMAPHGTANGLLGLGALINVCATLPANYIAFEYPSASDPWWEDLVIGLPPQIVKDSMVELLEAPGLGLDIDAEAARKYLREEDAGFFD, via the coding sequence ATGAAGATCACCGACCTGCGCTGCGCCGTCATCGGCAAGCACCCGATCGTCCGCATCGTCACCGATGAGGGCCTCTACGGCCTGGGTGAAGTGGAGTACACCAAGACCTACCTCAAGCCCTTTGTGCTGCATTTCCGTGAGGCGCTGATCGGCGAAGACCCGACCGACGTCGAGCGGGTGATGCTGAAGATCCGCCAGCGCGGCTCCTTCAAGCCCTATGGGGCGGCGGTAAGCGCCATCGAGCATGCGCTGTGGGACATTGCCGGCAAGGCCGCAGGCGTGCCGGTCTACAAGCTGCTCGGCGGCAAGGTGCGCGACAAGGTCCGCGTCTACAACGGCTCGATCCGCCGCAAGCGCACTGGCGACCGGCCCGAGGACTACGCCGCCGACGTCAAATGGATGATGGAGCAGCCGCAGAACTTCTTCATGATCAAGCAGGGAATCTCCTTCCACTCCAACATGAAGGACACCGTCGAGGACTTCCATTACGGCGTGACGCAGAAGAAAGCCGGCTATCACGGCGCCATGGATCAGGGCGTGATCAGCGAGCGCGGTTTCAATCACATGCTCGACTGCGTGATCGCGATGAAGGAAGTGCTGGGCGACAAGGTCAGCCTGGCGCTCGATTGCGGCCCGGGCTGGATGCTGCCCGATGCCATCAAGTTCGCCCAAGCGGTCGAGAAGTACAATTTGATGTGGCTCGAGGACATGCTGACCGGCGACTATGTACCGTGGGTCAATCCGCAGGCCTATCGCGAGCTGACCACCTCCACCTCGACGCCTATCCATACCGGCGAGCAGATCTATCTGCGGCACAATTTCAAGGAGCTGATCGAGACGCAGGCCGTGCGCGTCATCGGCCCCGATCCCGCCGATATCGGCGGCATCGCCGAGCTCAAATGGGTCGCCGAGCACGCCTACATGCACTCGATCCTGATGGCACCGCACGGCACCGCGAACGGCCTGCTCGGCCTCGGCGCGCTGATCAACGTCTGCGCCACCTTGCCCGCCAACTACATCGCCTTCGAATACCCGAGCGCCTCCGACCCCTGGTGGGAGGACCTCGTAATCGGCCTGCCGCCGCAGATCGTGAAGGACAGCATGGTGGAGCTCCTGGAAGCGCCGGGGCTGGGCCTCGATATCGACGCCGAAGCGGCCAGGAAGTATCTCAGGGAAGAGGATGCCGGCTTCTTCGACTGA
- a CDS encoding mandelate racemase/muconate lactonizing enzyme family protein: protein MPNTGGADEALNRINTNSTPSELRITDMRVAEIVGAPFTSALLKIYTNQGIVGLGEVRDGASATYALMLKSRLLGENPCDIDRLFRRIKQFGGHGRQGGGVSAVEIALWDLAGKAYGVPIYQMLGGKFRDHVRVYCDTDAEKPSGAETGKRLKQRMERGFTFLKMDLGLMQVAHIPGAVVAPAGALEGFRANPRGRGGTPQQRKARNLAYDAQNVQHPFTGLHLTEKGIDLLEQYIHEVREVIGYEIPLAIDHVGHISLQDGIRLSRRIEKYVPAWLEDVIPWQYTEQYRQLQQATTVPICTGEDIYLKEGFEPLLKSGGLSVIHPDLLTSGGILETKKIGDMAQDYGVAMAIHMAESPIAAMAAAHVATATENFMALEYHSADVDWWDDIVTGLPRPLVKDGFITVPDKPGLGIDDVVDEVISRHLQPGVTGIWQPTDHWDNEYSWDRTWS, encoded by the coding sequence ATGCCAAATACGGGCGGAGCCGACGAGGCTCTCAATCGCATCAACACGAATTCCACACCGTCCGAGCTTCGCATAACCGACATGCGGGTAGCCGAAATCGTCGGCGCGCCGTTCACCTCGGCGCTGCTCAAGATTTACACCAACCAGGGCATCGTCGGGCTTGGCGAGGTGCGCGACGGGGCCAGCGCCACCTACGCGCTGATGCTCAAAAGCCGGCTGCTCGGCGAAAATCCCTGCGATATCGACCGCCTGTTCCGCCGCATCAAACAGTTCGGCGGCCATGGGCGGCAGGGCGGCGGCGTCTCGGCTGTCGAGATCGCGCTCTGGGATCTCGCCGGCAAGGCCTATGGCGTCCCGATCTATCAGATGCTGGGCGGCAAGTTTCGCGATCACGTGCGCGTCTATTGCGATACCGACGCCGAGAAACCGAGCGGCGCCGAGACCGGCAAGCGCCTCAAGCAGCGCATGGAGCGCGGATTCACATTCCTCAAGATGGACCTGGGCCTAATGCAGGTCGCCCATATCCCAGGCGCCGTGGTCGCGCCCGCCGGCGCGCTCGAAGGGTTTCGCGCCAATCCGCGCGGCCGTGGCGGCACGCCTCAGCAGCGCAAGGCTCGCAATCTCGCCTACGATGCGCAGAACGTGCAGCACCCATTCACGGGCCTGCATCTCACCGAAAAGGGGATAGACCTGCTCGAGCAGTATATCCACGAGGTTCGCGAGGTCATCGGCTACGAGATCCCGCTCGCCATCGACCATGTCGGCCACATCTCGCTGCAGGACGGCATACGCCTGTCGCGTCGCATCGAGAAATACGTGCCGGCCTGGCTCGAGGATGTGATCCCGTGGCAGTACACCGAGCAGTACCGGCAGTTGCAGCAGGCCACCACGGTGCCGATCTGCACCGGCGAGGACATCTACCTCAAGGAGGGCTTCGAGCCTCTGCTCAAGAGCGGCGGCCTCTCCGTCATCCACCCGGACCTGCTCACCAGCGGCGGCATCCTCGAGACCAAGAAGATCGGCGACATGGCGCAGGACTACGGCGTCGCCATGGCCATCCACATGGCCGAAAGCCCGATCGCTGCGATGGCCGCGGCCCATGTCGCGACCGCGACCGAAAACTTCATGGCGCTCGAATACCACTCCGCCGATGTCGATTGGTGGGACGACATCGTCACCGGCCTTCCAAGGCCGCTTGTGAAGGACGGCTTCATCACCGTTCCGGACAAGCCCGGCCTTGGGATCGACGACGTCGTCGACGAGGTGATTTCGCGGCATCTGCAGCCGGGCGTCACAGGCATCTGGCAGCCGACGGATCACTGGGACAACGAGTATTCCTGGGACCGCACCTGGAGCTGA
- a CDS encoding mandelate racemase/muconate lactonizing enzyme family protein, producing MKITSIRPWLIKSDASYWGEFLFVEVTTDEDVSGWGEITTTTRLANRALCTILRQIGAAVTGEDPARIEHLWHKIFRSFTYMGSRGAAVECVSAIDIALWDIRGKVLGKPIYELLGGPVRDEIALYTHPNQAKFTSKEGVVREIRDIVESGHTALKFDPFPHQGSIVDGVPRERRDGYLDGSMTRKDEREAAELTALIRETAGPDVDILIDAHGRFDVPTAIRLCRSLEEAGQIDWFEEPCPPESLNALKQVREKVSAAISWGERGHTKWDFVPVLENKLADYIMPDVTWTGGITELKKISALCEAYYVPVSPHDAAGPINVIAGAQVMMTVPNFYKLETSAWNLSKYDHLIDRPLDVSNGSLKLTSKPGLGVEMNRDYLQAHEIELG from the coding sequence ATGAAAATTACGAGCATTCGGCCGTGGCTGATCAAGTCAGATGCTTCTTATTGGGGAGAGTTCCTGTTCGTCGAAGTGACGACCGACGAGGACGTAAGTGGCTGGGGAGAGATCACCACCACGACAAGGCTCGCCAACCGCGCTCTGTGCACGATCCTGCGGCAGATAGGCGCCGCCGTGACAGGCGAGGATCCGGCGCGCATCGAGCATCTCTGGCACAAGATTTTCCGCAGCTTCACCTATATGGGCAGCCGCGGCGCGGCCGTCGAATGCGTGAGCGCCATCGACATAGCCCTCTGGGACATCCGCGGCAAAGTTCTCGGCAAGCCGATCTACGAATTGCTTGGCGGACCGGTGCGCGATGAAATTGCGCTCTATACCCATCCCAACCAGGCCAAATTCACCAGCAAGGAGGGTGTGGTCCGCGAAATTCGGGACATCGTCGAATCCGGGCACACCGCGCTCAAATTCGATCCTTTCCCTCACCAGGGCAGCATCGTCGACGGCGTGCCCCGCGAAAGACGGGACGGCTATCTCGACGGCAGCATGACCCGCAAGGACGAGCGCGAGGCCGCCGAACTCACGGCTCTGATCCGTGAAACCGCCGGGCCCGATGTCGACATTCTCATCGATGCGCATGGCCGCTTCGACGTTCCCACGGCCATTCGCCTCTGTCGGAGCCTCGAGGAAGCCGGCCAGATCGACTGGTTTGAGGAGCCCTGCCCGCCCGAGAGCCTCAACGCGCTGAAGCAGGTGCGTGAAAAGGTCAGCGCCGCTATCTCGTGGGGCGAGCGCGGTCACACCAAGTGGGATTTCGTGCCGGTGCTCGAGAACAAGCTCGCCGACTACATCATGCCGGACGTCACCTGGACCGGCGGCATTACCGAGCTCAAGAAGATTTCCGCCCTGTGCGAAGCCTATTACGTCCCGGTCTCGCCGCATGACGCCGCGGGACCGATCAACGTGATTGCGGGAGCGCAGGTGATGATGACCGTCCCCAACTTCTACAAACTCGAAACGTCGGCGTGGAACCTCTCCAAATACGATCATCTCATCGACAGGCCGCTCGACGTTTCGAACGGCAGCCTCAAGCTGACGTCGAAGCCTGGTCTCGGTGTCGAGATGAACCGCGACTACTTGCAAGCCCACGAGATTGAGTTGGGCTAA
- a CDS encoding GntR family transcriptional regulator, with the protein MAETSDFKAEPPEGIDPIGASSEGASVYELIREDIIEGRLAANERLVVTDLARRHGTSTNPVREALQLLRGEGFVIFLPNRGARVRPIDQDFVRDIYEIGVLIEPALTRWFVNMATDEDIAELERLQGLIEENNFADTFRHSELDTAFHTVMYQRHYNRHAAELWWKHREVLRAVSRRFNFTLARRAAILREHRELIAHVKAGNADAAAELIAHHVEGSGRHVLEQMRARNAARAG; encoded by the coding sequence TTGGCCGAAACAAGCGATTTCAAAGCAGAGCCACCTGAGGGGATTGACCCCATCGGGGCCTCCAGCGAGGGCGCCTCGGTTTATGAACTGATCAGGGAGGACATTATCGAAGGGCGGCTCGCCGCCAACGAACGGCTTGTGGTCACCGATCTCGCCCGGCGTCACGGCACCTCGACCAACCCCGTGCGCGAGGCTCTGCAGCTGTTGCGCGGAGAGGGCTTTGTCATCTTTCTTCCCAACCGCGGGGCGCGCGTCCGACCCATAGACCAGGATTTCGTCCGGGATATCTACGAGATCGGCGTCCTGATCGAGCCAGCCCTGACGCGATGGTTCGTCAACATGGCTACCGACGAGGACATTGCCGAACTCGAACGTCTCCAGGGTCTGATCGAAGAGAACAATTTCGCCGACACATTCAGGCACAGCGAGCTGGATACCGCCTTCCACACCGTGATGTACCAGCGGCACTATAACCGCCATGCCGCCGAGCTCTGGTGGAAGCACCGCGAAGTGCTGCGGGCGGTCAGCCGGCGTTTCAATTTCACGCTCGCCCGGCGTGCCGCAATCCTTCGCGAGCACCGCGAGCTCATCGCGCACGTCAAGGCGGGAAATGCCGACGCGGCGGCCGAACTCATTGCCCACCATGTCGAGGGTTCCGGCCGGCATGTCCTCGAACAAATGCGCGCCCGCAACGCGGCCCGGGCCGGCTAG
- a CDS encoding ABC transporter substrate-binding protein, protein MTRITLGGAVLRGTVSTALMVSLMSASALGAPPVDLSKWSPEYVRSIAGTQDFDTAADCAKVTPLDYKGRLTFWYQGVFEGDPDLLRQYYKDFFATFRKTYPNIQLEEQALTYNDLLDKFRTALLGNAAPMAVRLQILGGTEFAAKGYLQPLKPEDVGYSTEDFWPGAMKAVTWDGVTYGIPTNNETMAFIWNADIFKRAGLDPNKPPATWDDVVKYSKQIHDKLGIAGYGLVARKNAGNTPYRFMPQLWAYGGGVFDEATANPTYKEVELNSPQSKAALQASYDMYVRDKSVPVSALTNQQADNQPLFLAGQVGMMISHPSDYNVMLDLQKKATGADKAKAQTVIDNMRYGLIPTGPDGKRAVVFGGSNIHILKPEYVEGGKVDEQAAKALICMWTSPEWSLKMAYAGSNPGNLNGFKTKWMKERLDNIKFLDVTTSMLPYGIPFPALPQSPEIMNIIIPDMLQNALTGAMTVDQAADDAAKKVKDLMGGGL, encoded by the coding sequence ATGACGAGGATTACACTCGGCGGTGCCGTCCTGCGCGGCACTGTGTCCACTGCTTTGATGGTATCGCTGATGTCCGCATCGGCGCTGGGTGCGCCGCCGGTCGACCTGAGTAAATGGTCGCCGGAATATGTGCGCTCAATCGCGGGCACACAGGATTTCGACACGGCCGCCGATTGCGCCAAGGTCACCCCGCTCGACTACAAGGGGCGACTGACCTTCTGGTATCAGGGCGTGTTCGAAGGCGACCCCGACCTCTTGCGCCAGTACTACAAGGATTTTTTCGCGACCTTCCGCAAGACCTATCCGAACATCCAGCTCGAAGAACAGGCCCTCACCTATAACGACCTTCTCGACAAGTTCCGCACCGCGCTCCTGGGCAACGCCGCGCCGATGGCGGTCCGCCTGCAAATCCTGGGCGGTACCGAGTTCGCCGCAAAGGGATATCTGCAGCCGCTCAAGCCCGAGGACGTCGGGTATTCGACGGAAGATTTCTGGCCCGGCGCCATGAAGGCCGTGACCTGGGACGGCGTGACCTACGGCATTCCAACCAACAACGAGACGATGGCGTTCATCTGGAACGCCGACATCTTCAAGCGTGCGGGCCTCGATCCGAACAAGCCCCCGGCGACCTGGGACGACGTCGTCAAGTATTCCAAGCAGATCCACGACAAGCTCGGCATTGCCGGGTATGGCCTCGTGGCTCGCAAGAATGCCGGCAATACGCCGTACCGCTTCATGCCGCAGCTGTGGGCCTATGGCGGCGGCGTCTTCGACGAAGCCACCGCGAATCCGACCTACAAGGAGGTCGAGCTCAACAGCCCGCAGAGCAAGGCGGCGCTGCAAGCCTCATACGACATGTATGTTCGCGACAAGTCGGTTCCGGTTTCGGCGCTCACCAACCAGCAGGCCGACAACCAGCCCCTGTTCCTCGCCGGCCAGGTCGGCATGATGATCTCGCACCCGTCCGACTACAACGTCATGCTCGACCTGCAGAAGAAGGCGACGGGCGCCGACAAGGCCAAGGCGCAGACCGTCATCGACAACATGCGCTACGGCCTGATTCCGACCGGCCCCGACGGCAAGCGCGCTGTCGTGTTCGGCGGCTCGAACATTCACATCCTGAAGCCTGAATATGTCGAGGGCGGCAAAGTGGACGAGCAGGCCGCGAAGGCTCTCATCTGCATGTGGACGAGCCCTGAATGGTCGCTGAAGATGGCCTATGCCGGCTCGAACCCCGGCAATCTTAACGGCTTCAAGACCAAATGGATGAAGGAACGTCTGGACAATATCAAATTCCTGGATGTCACAACCTCGATGCTGCCATACGGCATCCCGTTCCCCGCGCTGCCGCAGTCGCCCGAGATCATGAACATCATCATCCCGGACATGCTGCAGAATGCCCTGACAGGCGCGATGACCGTCGACCAGGCAGCGGATGACGCGGCCAAGAAGGTCAAAGACCTGATGGGAGGCGGACTCTAG
- a CDS encoding carbohydrate ABC transporter permease, whose protein sequence is MTIVTGKAEARRRLQPGRSGVLRKIWEHRADYAYVLPAIVVMLIVIAYPIYYTIELSFFNTPPGLQLRDKIFIGFDNYKAILTSEVFWKITLNTLIWTVGSTFFSFVLGFGAALALHRDFAGRGVLRAILIIPWVISAVAASYIWKWIYHSDFGIIGAVLVGLGWADRPPNFIDSVSTVLPSLIVVNIWREFPFAMIMMTAGLQTVPDQLLRAAKVDGANAWQRFWHVTFPHLRNVSTVTILLLAVANFNSFIIPWIMTGGGPSNASHIWITHIYELAFGRQRWGVAAAYSVLLFIILMTLGCFYVRALSGNERKEGNA, encoded by the coding sequence GTGACGATCGTGACCGGCAAGGCCGAGGCCCGCCGAAGATTGCAACCCGGCAGGTCGGGCGTGCTGCGCAAAATCTGGGAGCATCGCGCCGATTACGCGTATGTACTCCCCGCGATCGTGGTGATGCTCATCGTCATCGCCTATCCGATCTACTATACGATCGAGCTGTCATTCTTCAACACGCCTCCCGGCCTGCAGCTCCGCGACAAGATTTTCATCGGCTTCGACAATTACAAGGCCATTCTCACCAGCGAGGTGTTCTGGAAGATCACCTTGAACACCCTCATCTGGACAGTGGGATCCACGTTCTTTTCCTTTGTCCTGGGGTTTGGCGCCGCGCTGGCGCTCCACCGCGACTTTGCCGGCCGTGGTGTTCTGCGCGCCATCCTGATCATTCCCTGGGTCATCAGCGCGGTTGCCGCCTCTTATATCTGGAAGTGGATCTACCATTCGGACTTCGGGATCATCGGCGCGGTGCTGGTCGGTCTCGGATGGGCCGACCGGCCACCGAATTTCATCGACAGCGTCAGTACGGTCTTGCCCTCGCTGATCGTCGTCAACATCTGGCGCGAGTTTCCGTTCGCCATGATCATGATGACGGCCGGCCTGCAGACAGTCCCAGACCAGTTGCTGCGCGCCGCAAAAGTCGACGGGGCCAACGCATGGCAGCGCTTCTGGCACGTCACCTTCCCGCACTTGCGCAACGTCTCGACGGTGACGATCCTGCTGCTGGCGGTGGCCAACTTCAATTCCTTCATCATCCCCTGGATCATGACCGGCGGCGGGCCGTCGAACGCATCGCATATCTGGATCACCCACATTTATGAGCTCGCCTTCGGCCGGCAGCGCTGGGGTGTGGCAGCGGCCTATTCGGTGCTCCTGTTCATCATCCTGATGACGCTGGGCTGCTTCTACGTCCGCGCGCTCAGCGGCAACGAACGGAAAGAGGGGAACGCATGA
- a CDS encoding carbohydrate ABC transporter permease, which yields MSAIAETAPRGQTRRRMRVDGWRWAGRVFLIFMLLYTALPMIWMLITSIKSGFAAMQFPPQWWPDQPTLASYQKLLDPQNSVGQDFLRFFWNSLFVSTVTTILSVIVAVPAAYAFSRFTFPGRNFLFFAVLLRNMFPAVIFLVPLFILMRALGLVNTHGSLILTYLTFGLPLAIWLLKGFYDNIPVQLEQAARIDGATRFQAFIMIVMPLSAPGIIATAIYSFIGAWNEYIYAYTFLSKNEQLTLPVGIQRFFSENTTDFPGLMAASFMMSVPVVVLFLVLQRYFVRALTEGAVKH from the coding sequence ATGAGCGCCATTGCCGAGACAGCTCCTCGAGGCCAGACCCGTCGCCGCATGCGCGTCGACGGATGGCGGTGGGCCGGTCGCGTCTTCCTCATCTTCATGCTGCTTTACACCGCGTTGCCGATGATCTGGATGCTGATCACCTCGATCAAGTCCGGGTTCGCGGCGATGCAATTCCCGCCGCAATGGTGGCCTGACCAGCCTACCCTTGCCAGCTACCAGAAGCTGCTCGATCCGCAAAACAGCGTCGGCCAGGACTTCCTCCGCTTCTTCTGGAACAGCCTTTTCGTCTCGACGGTGACGACGATCCTTTCGGTGATCGTGGCCGTTCCGGCGGCCTACGCGTTCTCGCGCTTCACTTTCCCGGGCCGGAACTTCCTATTCTTTGCCGTGCTGCTGCGCAACATGTTCCCGGCGGTGATCTTTCTGGTGCCGCTCTTCATCCTGATGCGCGCGCTCGGGCTGGTGAACACGCATGGCTCGCTAATCCTTACCTATCTCACCTTCGGCCTGCCGCTGGCGATCTGGCTGCTCAAGGGATTCTATGACAATATCCCGGTGCAGCTCGAGCAGGCGGCGCGCATCGACGGGGCAACGCGGTTCCAGGCCTTCATCATGATCGTGATGCCGCTTTCGGCGCCGGGAATCATCGCCACGGCGATCTATTCCTTCATCGGCGCCTGGAACGAGTACATCTACGCCTACACCTTCCTCTCCAAGAACGAACAGTTGACGCTGCCGGTCGGCATCCAGCGCTTCTTTTCGGAAAATACGACGGACTTTCCGGGCCTGATGGCGGCCAGCTTCATGATGAGCGTGCCTGTCGTGGTGCTGTTCCTCGTCCTGCAGCGATACTTCGTACGCGCCCTCACAGAAGGCGCGGTCAAGCATTAG
- a CDS encoding ABC transporter ATP-binding protein — MAHVVLKDLVKTYGGFKAVNDVSLTVNDGEFVALVGPSGCGKTTTLNLVAGLIPITSGDIVIGDRVVNDLDPKDRDIAMVFQNYALYPQKSVYMNLAFPLQMRKLPRDEIDRKVKEAARVLDMTQLLERKPRELSGGQQQRVALGRALVRDPAVFLMDEPLSNLDAKLRVQMRSEIKRFHQDLKATIIYVTHDQLEAVTMADRMAVMNGGYLQQYDSPAKVFAHPVNMFVASFVGSPAMSLIPLQASTANGDTVLTSAEGWNLTLSQLNARKVRRATTRKVVLGARHSTIKLHKNAVSSAIPAKAYTVEPTGDVTFVQAFLSGAIVNISVSPNIAVKPDEQIWLEFDQERTHLFDGETEMALEAD; from the coding sequence GTGGCCCACGTGGTTCTCAAAGATCTCGTCAAGACCTATGGCGGCTTCAAAGCCGTCAACGACGTTTCGTTGACGGTCAATGATGGCGAATTCGTCGCGCTCGTCGGCCCTTCAGGCTGCGGCAAGACGACCACGCTCAATCTCGTGGCGGGGCTGATCCCGATCACATCGGGCGACATCGTCATCGGGGACAGGGTAGTCAACGACCTCGACCCCAAGGACCGGGACATCGCAATGGTGTTCCAGAACTACGCGCTCTATCCGCAAAAGTCGGTCTACATGAACCTCGCTTTCCCGCTGCAGATGCGCAAACTGCCCAGGGACGAGATCGACAGGAAGGTCAAGGAAGCGGCGCGCGTGCTCGATATGACGCAGCTGCTCGAGCGCAAGCCGCGCGAGCTTTCGGGCGGGCAACAGCAGCGCGTGGCGCTCGGCCGCGCGCTTGTTCGAGATCCGGCGGTATTCCTGATGGACGAGCCGCTCTCTAATCTCGACGCAAAGCTGCGCGTTCAGATGCGGTCCGAGATCAAACGGTTCCATCAGGACCTCAAGGCGACGATCATCTATGTGACGCACGACCAGCTCGAGGCCGTGACCATGGCGGACAGGATGGCCGTGATGAATGGCGGCTATCTGCAGCAATACGATTCGCCGGCAAAGGTTTTCGCCCATCCCGTCAACATGTTCGTGGCGAGCTTCGTCGGCAGCCCGGCGATGAGCCTCATTCCGCTGCAGGCATCGACGGCAAATGGCGATACCGTTCTGACCAGCGCGGAAGGCTGGAATCTCACGCTGTCGCAACTCAACGCGCGCAAGGTCCGGAGAGCGACCACCAGGAAGGTCGTGCTCGGGGCGCGACACTCGACGATCAAGCTGCACAAGAACGCGGTCTCCAGCGCCATTCCGGCCAAGGCCTATACGGTGGAACCGACCGGAGACGTCACCTTCGTGCAGGCGTTCCTCTCCGGCGCCATCGTCAACATCAGCGTGTCCCCCAACATCGCCGTCAAACCTGATGAGCAGATCTGGCTCGAATTCGACCAGGAACGCACGCACCTGTTCGACGGCGAAACGGAAATGGCTCTCGAGGCCGACTGA
- a CDS encoding mandelate racemase/muconate lactonizing enzyme family protein — MTTKLKITVIKPYPVWVGTRNQMLVKVETDQGIFGWGESGLSGRERAVAGAVEHYREFVIGRDPMQIGRIWQELYRSQYFEGGRVLQAAISAIDIALHDIKGKALGVPVYELLGGRQRDRIPTFASTGDEAEGDVAIERASELRAQGWHAIRFFPIGQNNRDIFEPRESIGATASMLNKARETLGDDVVLGVDYHHRLSVAEAASFCNKLGRGVLDFLEEPIRDETPEAYESLRKMTDIPFAIGEEFASKWQFLPYIERGIHQFNRLDVCNVGGLTEAMKVAGWSEAHYVDLMPHNPLGPVCTAATVHLAAAVPNFAWLETRAPERKLGFDNSEFFPVQPRLDGTDYPVGDLPGLGVEVNEAAIQAQSFRFWEAPHLKRRDGSVTNW, encoded by the coding sequence ATGACTACGAAACTTAAGATCACTGTGATCAAGCCCTATCCGGTGTGGGTCGGGACCCGCAATCAGATGCTGGTCAAGGTCGAGACCGACCAGGGCATCTTCGGCTGGGGTGAGAGCGGCTTGAGCGGCCGCGAGAGGGCCGTTGCCGGCGCGGTCGAGCACTATCGCGAGTTTGTCATCGGCCGCGACCCGATGCAGATCGGCCGGATCTGGCAAGAGCTTTATCGCAGCCAGTATTTCGAAGGCGGGCGAGTTCTGCAGGCGGCGATTTCCGCCATCGACATCGCCCTCCACGACATCAAGGGCAAGGCGCTTGGGGTGCCGGTCTACGAGCTGCTGGGTGGCAGGCAGCGCGACCGCATCCCCACCTTCGCCTCGACCGGAGACGAGGCGGAGGGCGATGTTGCCATCGAACGAGCCAGTGAACTGCGCGCGCAGGGATGGCACGCGATCCGCTTCTTCCCCATCGGGCAAAACAACAGGGACATCTTCGAGCCGCGCGAGTCGATTGGCGCCACCGCGAGTATGCTGAACAAGGCGCGCGAGACGTTGGGCGACGATGTCGTGCTCGGCGTCGACTATCATCATCGGCTGTCGGTGGCGGAGGCGGCGAGCTTCTGCAACAAGCTCGGCCGCGGTGTGCTCGATTTCCTCGAGGAGCCGATCCGCGACGAGACTCCGGAAGCCTACGAATCGCTGCGCAAGATGACCGACATCCCCTTTGCCATCGGCGAGGAATTTGCCAGCAAATGGCAGTTCCTGCCCTATATCGAGCGCGGCATCCATCAGTTCAACCGGCTCGACGTCTGCAATGTCGGCGGGCTCACCGAGGCGATGAAGGTCGCCGGCTGGAGCGAGGCGCACTATGTCGACCTGATGCCGCACAATCCCCTTGGTCCGGTGTGCACGGCTGCAACCGTGCATCTGGCCGCCGCGGTGCCCAACTTCGCGTGGCTCGAGACCAGGGCGCCGGAAAGAAAGCTGGGCTTCGACAATTCCGAGTTCTTTCCCGTGCAACCACGGCTCGACGGGACCGATTATCCGGTCGGCGATCTGCCGGGGCTCGGCGTCGAGGTCAACGAGGCGGCGATCCAGGCGCAGAGTTTTCGTTTCTGGGAAGCGCCTCACCTCAAGCGCCGCGACGGTTCTGTCACCAACTGGTAG